Genomic segment of Notolabrus celidotus isolate fNotCel1 chromosome 1, fNotCel1.pri, whole genome shotgun sequence:
GGCATGATCACCCCACAGCACCACCCCTGCAGATCCCAAAGCGGCGCTCTCCCCGATGGTGTACATCAGGTgctcctgcaggaggaaaaaaacaaaagggaacATTCAGAACAAATCGTAAAGTGTATGAAATTAAATAATCTGCTACTTACCTGAGAGAGGAAATCTAAGGTGTATGTGTAGACGATGCGAGCGTAGGGGAACACAGGAGGTGTTGATGGAGCAGACAGACCTCCAGCTCTCATGGCCTCCAGGATGCGGTGGTGGGTGTAGAGCAGCACCTCTCTGCCGAGCCCTCGCAGCTCCAAGCTGAGGTAGATGTCAGGATAAAGAGCAGAGGTGACGTTCCACAGCCACACTAACTCATCGTTCCTCTTTATCTCCACAGCTGGACACTCTCCGGTGTAGTTTGTGCTTTTGTGgctgtagtagttgtagcagttggGGAAACCGTAAAATCCCCACAGCCCGTTTggtctctcctcctgtcctaGTTTCAGTGTTTCCTCCATGAATTTTCTCCCAGCTCTCTCAAAGTCCACCCGAGCTGCAGCTTCTACCTGTGCAGGGCTCCAGTCTGGATGCCTCGACTTCACCAGTGTTTTGGAACCCTCCCTGTACACCTGCTTGCTGTCCCAGTCCCTCTCCCATACAGGCCTCCAGCTCTCCCAGTCCACCACAGCCAGGCCTTGGAAGTCCCTCTCAGGGATGAATGTGCGGATATCATCAGAGGCTGCCCTCAGGTGTTCATTCAGACTGGCGTTTTGTGGCACACCACCATTCACTGCCTCTGATTGGCCGGTGTACCTGGGATACAGGCCGAGTTTTTCAGCATAAAATATGGTTATGTTTTCTCCCATAAAGGTTTGATTCTTATTCTGGACGATGCTGAAAGTGCCCAAGTCGAGGTCCACGCCATATTGAGAGAGGCAGCTGGCAGTGGGGGCGTTCCACACAGTGAGGAAAGGCATCTGAGAAAGAGGGGAAGGTGCAGACTGCAGCCCTGACACAAGGCTGATCAGATTTATGAAAAGCAGGAGTTCAGAGTTAAATGAGCTCATACctgaaaggaaaaaacagacaaaacagtgAGATGAAATATGGAGGGGGTGTTGCAAAAAATATTATTGTTTTGTGGTTCAAGTTTTGAGGCAACCACTTTAAGATCaatgttcaatgttttttttatcttaacatTTAGATACATGAGCAAGTACTGCAGCTTTTCACCTAACATGCTCTTTTCTATGTATATTAATCCTGCCTGAGTTTCCATATAAACATGGTATAGCTCTTGGGTAGATATAAGGCACTGAAGCTACTGACTGCAGCgttataaaaaagttaaataaagtaatatcgTCAATAATCAGTCAGAGTAACTTACCTATTGTATTGGTACAGTGGGATAAAGATTGTGGTTTGGACTTCGTGGTCTGAATGGGCACAAAACCTCAGTCGGAGTCTCATGATCCTcatgacacacacaggcacgaAAAGGGGAAGGAAGGTAAACAGAAGGACGCTCTGTGATTTCTGTCAACCAATCAAAAGTGCGCAGAGAATATCAAAGAGCCAATCAAAGGAGACATCCAGGTTTTCTATGGAAGCAGTGCTTAAAGGTACAGGAAGGCTTTAAACATCTCGCACAATCCTGCCTGTCACAATTTCTAGTTTTTGTCAAAAAGAGGTGTAAATAGAGTTAAAATCACCAGAAACTTAACCCTtgaagacctagaccatttcgGGGGGCGCCTGACtctcctgtatttttttttttttctagccaagtgaagcactcagcatcaagtgccatacatcaATTGATTCAGAAGAACCTTACCTTTCACTCTGTCTCATTCAAAGTCccagttttacatttgttttgtctgataatggatgaaaatactagatttttttctaaaaacgTCTGAAAATGTTGGTcttttttactgtgaactcagacaaaacatcaggaagttttgttttgttttgttagaaagttgtacttagGTGTTTTAGACTTCCAAATACATATTTGTCACCATCAAACCTTaacttagcaagttacagcaatTTATTATAGTATTATCTTAGGCGTTTTTTAGTGGAAAAAAAGATGTATTCTTTTGTATCATTTACTGACCCTGTATAAAAAAGGTCTGAGAgtaaatagaaatgtttttaGATCATAAATTAGGATACTGAAGCAAAAGTGACTTTTCAGGGACATATATTCTGAACATGAACAAATGCAATGATGCAACAAATAGTGGAAACACAATGATCACTGACTACAAATGAAGAGAAATATACAAAGTGCCAATGATCTTCATAAACTATATACACACATCACATAAAAATATATCTCTTCACAAACTATATACACGCAGTACATACAAATATATACTAAGTGCAAATAGACAAAGTGCCAATGATCTCACAAACTATATACAAACTATATAGCAGTGTCTGCAGGAGACATGTGGAAAGGGGCAGTTGCCTGCCCATCCTCTCTCATTCTCTGAGAGAggactgaaataaaaagagaagaaaatatgcatatatttcagtttatttacaGTTTCTTCAAAtctctttgcttttatttacttgcCGTCCTAGCTAATATTCATGCAGTCTTCAAATCTTTTGATTTGAAACACACTATATTCCCCTGCTAACATTTATACATAATTCGAAGGTATAAGCAACGGAATAGTGATTCAATGCATCTAAAACAAATAACCTTATAACAAACTTGGAGAGAATTAGTTTTTTATCTAAGTGGCTGTAAAGAAAGCCATAATGAGCCCTTCCTGCTCCCAGTTTAATTGTATGCTGTGCTAACCTCTTGAAAGTAGTAAAAATAACTTTTGGCTTTATGGTAGCCTACAATTACAAGAGGAGGGGGTATGAGGTCTATGTCCCTCCCTGAGGACTGACTGGTTTTTACTCCCCTTAGTGGCCGGTGTTGACATGTTTTTCCTGTGGAAACTAAACTTTTAttgactacaaacagaaaaccCTCACATGTTTAAGTTTACTTTGGCATCCACCAGTTTTTATTGGGTTCAGTAAATCTTAAAAGACAGACATCGAcaaataactttattttatttactataTTTCATTTgagaaaacagctttaaaaagggaGGCCATCATGTAAGTGAAAGTGTGGACATACAAACTGTGGGGGTCTTTACATTGTTTGTGCTTTTAATGTAAATTATCTCCtcatatacagaaaaaatagatttttaactATTAAGTAATGTAGTGTTTTAAGAGAGAGCTAGTAGTCATGTTTGacataaaaagaggaaaatgt
This window contains:
- the hyal1 gene encoding hyaluronidase-1; protein product: MSSFNSELLLFINLISLVSGLQSAPSPLSQMPFLTVWNAPTASCLSQYGVDLDLGTFSIVQNKNQTFMGENITIFYAEKLGLYPRYTGQSEAVNGGVPQNASLNEHLRAASDDIRTFIPERDFQGLAVVDWESWRPVWERDWDSKQVYREGSKTLVKSRHPDWSPAQVEAAARVDFERAGRKFMEETLKLGQEERPNGLWGFYGFPNCYNYYSHKSTNYTGECPAVEIKRNDELVWLWNVTSALYPDIYLSLELRGLGREVLLYTHHRILEAMRAGGLSAPSTPPVFPYARIVYTYTLDFLSQEHLMYTIGESAALGSAGVVLWGDHAFDKSKATCEAVKSYIDDTLGSYLVNVTSAAILCSQTLCSSQGRCQRRTLNSRAYLHLDPAVWKVVSERRPEGRQNYRVFGKTSAREVMLMKSKFRCVCYQGWGGESCSKPVQV